The following proteins are encoded in a genomic region of Pungitius pungitius chromosome 19, fPunPun2.1, whole genome shotgun sequence:
- the myca gene encoding transcriptional regulator Myc-A: MPLDSNLASKNYDYDYDSLQPYFYYDNEEEDFYAQQLQPPAPSEDIWKKFELLPTPPLSPSRRPSLSSLFPSTADQLEMVTEFLGDDAVSQSIICDADYSQTFLKSIIIQDCMWSGFSAAAKLEKVVSERLASLHAARKETPAADRVAPEGGGGGGGGGGGSAAWRLNSSYLQDLSTSAAECIDPSVVFPYPMAETPKQGAGTPPRKDLGLETPPNSSSSSSSSSSCSDSEDDDDEDDDEEEDDDQEDEEEIDVVTVEKRHGVKRSDPSPAETRHPSPLVLKRCHVSTHQHNYAAHPSMRQEQPAVKRLKLESSSSNSGGGGGGGGGGSAHSRVLKQISSNRKCSSPRTSDTEDYDKRRTHNVLERQRRNELKLSFFALRDEIPEVAKNEKAAKVVILKKATECIYSMQTDEQRLLSLKEQLRRKSELLKQRLAHLHSSPA; encoded by the exons ATGCCGCTGGATTCAAATTTGGCGAGTAAAAACTATGACTACGATTACGACTCCCTTCAACCGTATTTCTACTAcgacaacgaggaggaggatttcTACGCTCAGCAGCTTCAGCCTCCGGCGCCGAGCGAAGACATCTGGAAGAAATTTGAACTGCTGCcgacccctcccctctccccgaGCCGCCGGCCGTCCCTGTCGAGCCTCTTCCCCTCCACGGCGGACCAGCTGGAGATGGTGACCGAGTTCCTGGGCGACGACGCGGTCAGCCAGAGCATCATCTGCGACGCGGACTACTCGCAGACCTTCCTCAAGTCCATCATCATCCAGGACTGCATGTGGAGCGGCTTCTCCGCCGCGGCCAAGCTGGAGAAGGTGGTCTCCGAGCGGCTCGCCTCCCTGCACGCCGCGCGCAAGGAGACCCCGGCGGCCGACCGCGTCGCTCcggaaggcggcggcggcggaggaggaggaggcggcggcagcGCGGCGTGGCGGCTGAACAGCAGCTACCTGCAGGACTTGAGCACGTCCGCGGCGGAGTGCATCGACCCGTCCGTGGTTTTCCCCTACCCGATGGCGGAGACCCCCAAGCAGGGCGCCGGGACGCCCCCCAGGAAGGACCTGGGACTGGAGACGCCGCCGaacagcagtagcagcagcagcagtagcagtagcTGCAGTGACTCAG aagatgatgatgatgaggatgatgacgaggaggaggatgatgaccaggaggacgaggaggagatcgACGTGGTCACGGTGGAGAAGAGGCACGGGGTGAAGCGGTCCGACCCCAGCCCCGCGGAGACCAGGCACCCCAGCCCGCTCGTGCTGAAGAGGTGCCACGTCTCCACCCACCAGCACAACTACGCCGCCCATCCCTCCATGAGGCAGGAGCAGCCGGCCGTCAAGAGGCTGAAgctggagagcagcagcagcaacagcggaggaggaggaggaggaggaggaggcggcagcGCCCACAGCAGGGTCCTCAAACAGATCAGCAGCAACCGCAAGTGTTCGAGCCCGCGGACGTCGGACACGGAGGACTACGACAAGAGAAGGACTCACAACGTTCTGGAGCGCCAGAGGAGGAACGAGCTCAAGTTGAGCTTCTTCGCCCTGCGGGACGAGATCCCCGAGGTGGCCAAAAACGAGAAGGCGGCCAAGGTGGTGATCCTGAAGAAGGCCACGGAGTGCATTTACAGCATGCAGACGGACGAACAGCGGCTCCTCTCGCTCAAAGAACAGCTGAGGAGGAAAAGTGAACTTTTAAAGCAGAGACTCGCACACCTGCACAGCTCTCCAGCTTGA